One Solibacillus sp. R5-41 DNA segment encodes these proteins:
- the rplI gene encoding 50S ribosomal protein L9: MKVVFLKDVKGRGKKGEIKDVAEGYARNFLIKNGHAKEANNQAMSELQGQKRLEEKNAAAELQAAKDLKEQLEAITVEIKAKSGEGGRLFGSVSTKQVADALQKKHGFKIDKRKMECNDGIRSLGFANIPVKLHLDVKATLKVHVIEE; this comes from the coding sequence ATGAAAGTCGTATTTTTAAAAGATGTAAAAGGTAGAGGTAAAAAAGGTGAAATTAAAGACGTAGCAGAAGGGTATGCGCGCAACTTTTTAATTAAAAATGGTCATGCAAAAGAGGCAAATAATCAAGCTATGAGTGAATTACAAGGCCAAAAACGTTTAGAAGAGAAAAATGCAGCAGCTGAATTACAAGCAGCAAAGGATTTAAAAGAACAGTTAGAAGCAATTACAGTAGAGATTAAAGCTAAATCTGGAGAGGGCGGCCGTTTATTCGGTTCTGTATCAACAAAACAAGTAGCAGATGCACTACAAAAGAAACATGGCTTTAAAATCGATAAACGTAAAATGGAGTGCAATGATGGTATTCGTTCATTAGGTTTTGCAAATATCCCAGTAAAATTACACCTAGATGTAAAGGCTACTCTAAAAGTACATGTAATTGAAGAATAA
- a CDS encoding DHH family phosphoesterase — MGIIRKRPIRYPLLALSALGIVTAILIISWNLWIGIAYILIFILFIVYAWKVEAITHMETEKHIESLSFRMKKVGEEAFLEMPIGILLINDQYAIEWANPFMLKVLDTESLIGHDLFALSEGLYTLINQEQKSEMTITILDRKYRVFYKKEEKLLYFFDVTEQVEMETQYFADQTILAILFIDNYDEITSGMDDQSRSLTNTMVTSIINEWSAHYGIYAKRIASDRFIAVLNESILSELEQKRFSILDVMREKTMQKNLSLTLSIGIGAGSASLVELGQLAQSSLDLVLGRGGDQVAIKQPNGKLRFYGGKTNPVEKRTRVRARVISHALRDLIQDSDRVFVMGHKHPDMDSIGACVGVRKMAAMNGIDGYVVVNFDEVRGSVGRLMDEIEGKTDFYDCFITPEEALSKITSKSLVVVVDTHKPSMTVDQRLLSKTDKVVVIDHHRRGEEFIENPTLVYMEPYASSTAELVTELLEYQPQLEKLVMLEATALLSGIIVDTKSFTLRTGARTFEAASYLRTLGADTILIQRLLKEDVDTYVARSKIIQTVQFPHKGVAIANGEDNKTYDSVLIAQTADILLTMKDVSASFVIAHRSDGLIGISARSLGEVNVQLIMEKLGGGGHLTNAATQMEANSIGEVKNYLIKAINEVVEGSNEQ; from the coding sequence ATGGGGATTATTCGTAAAAGACCAATTCGATACCCACTTTTAGCACTATCCGCACTCGGTATAGTTACAGCTATCCTTATAATAAGTTGGAATTTATGGATTGGTATTGCGTATATTTTAATTTTTATTTTATTTATTGTATATGCTTGGAAAGTGGAAGCTATTACGCATATGGAAACAGAAAAACATATTGAATCCCTTTCCTTCCGAATGAAAAAGGTTGGCGAAGAAGCCTTTTTAGAAATGCCGATTGGGATATTATTAATTAACGATCAATATGCCATTGAATGGGCGAATCCATTCATGTTGAAAGTGCTAGATACGGAGTCGTTAATTGGTCATGATTTATTTGCGTTATCAGAAGGTTTGTATACGTTAATCAATCAAGAGCAAAAGAGTGAAATGACCATTACGATCCTCGACCGGAAATATCGTGTGTTTTATAAGAAGGAAGAAAAGTTGCTTTACTTCTTTGATGTGACGGAGCAAGTAGAAATGGAAACGCAATATTTTGCTGATCAAACGATATTAGCTATTTTATTCATTGATAATTATGATGAAATTACATCAGGTATGGATGACCAATCACGAAGTTTAACGAATACGATGGTTACTTCTATTATTAATGAATGGTCTGCGCATTATGGAATTTATGCAAAACGTATTGCATCGGATCGTTTCATCGCAGTTTTAAATGAATCCATCTTAAGCGAATTAGAGCAAAAGCGTTTTTCGATTTTGGATGTTATGCGTGAAAAAACAATGCAAAAAAACCTGAGCTTAACATTGAGTATTGGCATTGGTGCTGGCTCGGCTTCTTTAGTGGAACTCGGACAGCTTGCACAATCCAGTCTTGACTTAGTTTTAGGGCGTGGTGGTGACCAAGTAGCGATTAAGCAACCAAATGGGAAATTACGCTTCTACGGGGGGAAAACGAATCCAGTAGAAAAGCGCACAAGGGTACGTGCGCGTGTCATTTCACATGCTTTACGTGATTTAATTCAAGATAGTGATAGGGTCTTTGTTATGGGACATAAACATCCAGATATGGATTCCATCGGTGCCTGTGTAGGCGTCCGAAAAATGGCGGCGATGAATGGAATTGATGGGTATGTTGTCGTGAATTTTGATGAAGTGCGTGGTAGTGTCGGGCGCTTGATGGATGAAATCGAGGGAAAAACGGACTTTTATGACTGTTTTATTACACCGGAAGAGGCACTATCTAAAATTACGTCCAAATCGCTTGTCGTTGTTGTTGATACGCATAAACCAAGTATGACAGTGGATCAGCGATTACTTAGTAAAACGGACAAAGTCGTTGTCATTGATCATCATCGTCGAGGCGAGGAATTCATTGAAAACCCGACGCTTGTCTATATGGAGCCATATGCATCTTCTACTGCAGAGCTCGTAACAGAATTATTAGAATACCAACCGCAATTAGAAAAATTAGTGATGCTAGAAGCAACGGCATTATTATCGGGGATTATTGTCGATACGAAAAGCTTCACTTTACGAACGGGTGCACGCACATTTGAAGCAGCTTCTTATTTACGGACACTTGGAGCAGATACAATCTTAATTCAACGCCTTTTAAAGGAAGATGTGGATACGTATGTAGCACGATCGAAAATCATTCAAACCGTTCAATTCCCTCACAAAGGGGTTGCGATTGCGAATGGTGAGGATAATAAAACATATGATTCGGTATTAATCGCGCAGACCGCAGATATTTTACTGACAATGAAGGATGTTTCGGCATCGTTTGTTATTGCACATCGTAGTGATGGCCTCATTGGGATAAGTGCTCGTTCGCTTGGGGAAGTCAATGTACAGCTAATTATGGAGAAGCTGGGCGGTGGCGGACATTTAACGAATGCGGCAACACAAATGGAAGCAAACTCAATTGGTGAAGTGAAAAATTATTTAATTAAAGCAATTAATGAAGTAGTCGAAGGGAGTAATGAACAATGA
- a CDS encoding YybS family protein, with the protein MQNNQSKKLAQGAMMIALFAVLMAIVFYVPLANVVAMLIAPLPIIWYSATYDRKSSLLVTFIAVIITFFVGGLIILPSSLIFAAAGMAIGDAIYNKKSKVFMFISTSIVVLITFANLYLISLRLFEFDFINDSLALLRKSYEESIEFAESMTGQTPISKEGLADMFSMLEMTIPASITLAVFTFALIFISVNLPIVKRFKVDVPKFSSFSHLRLPRAVLWYYLITLTVNLFIQPELGTPLYVVMINVSLILWVLLTLQGISVIHFTIDTFGLPKMLKVLSTIVAIPLYSFVILLGIIDLGFNIREYIQAKKQK; encoded by the coding sequence ATGCAAAATAATCAGTCAAAGAAGCTAGCACAAGGAGCTATGATGATTGCGCTATTTGCCGTTTTAATGGCAATTGTTTTTTATGTGCCGTTAGCGAATGTTGTTGCAATGCTTATTGCCCCATTACCAATCATTTGGTATAGCGCGACATATGATAGAAAATCATCATTATTAGTTACGTTCATTGCAGTTATTATTACATTTTTTGTTGGTGGGTTAATCATTTTACCATCATCATTAATCTTTGCTGCTGCCGGAATGGCAATAGGTGATGCCATTTATAATAAAAAAAGCAAAGTCTTTATGTTTATCTCCACAAGTATTGTAGTATTAATTACATTTGCCAATCTATATTTGATTTCCTTACGTTTATTTGAATTTGATTTTATTAATGATTCACTTGCCCTATTACGTAAGAGTTACGAGGAATCAATTGAATTTGCCGAGAGTATGACTGGACAGACACCGATTTCAAAAGAAGGCTTAGCAGATATGTTTAGCATGCTGGAAATGACAATTCCAGCTTCGATTACGTTAGCGGTGTTTACATTTGCACTCATTTTTATTTCAGTCAATTTACCAATTGTTAAACGCTTTAAAGTAGATGTACCGAAATTCTCAAGCTTTAGTCATTTACGATTACCACGAGCTGTTTTATGGTATTACTTAATTACACTAACAGTTAATTTATTTATTCAACCAGAGCTTGGAACACCATTATATGTAGTCATGATCAATGTATCACTCATTTTATGGGTATTACTTACGTTACAAGGGATTTCAGTTATTCATTTTACAATCGATACATTTGGTTTACCGAAAATGTTAAAGGTACTTAGCACGATTGTAGCTATACCGCTGTATTCATTTGTCATCTTACTTGGGATTATTGATTTAGGATTTAATATTCGAGAGTATATTCAGGCAAAGAAACAAAAATGA
- the rpsR gene encoding 30S ribosomal protein S18 produces MMAPRRGGRKRRKVCYFTSNNITHIDYKDVDLLKKFISERGKILPRRVTGTSAKYQRKLTSAIKVSRIMALLPFVAEEK; encoded by the coding sequence ATAATGGCACCACGTCGCGGAGGCCGCAAACGCCGTAAAGTTTGCTACTTCACTTCTAACAACATTACGCACATCGATTACAAAGATGTAGATCTTTTAAAGAAATTCATCTCTGAGCGCGGTAAAATTTTACCACGTCGCGTAACTGGAACTTCAGCTAAATACCAACGTAAACTTACATCTGCAATTAAAGTTTCACGTATTATGGCTTTACTTCCATTCGTTGCAGAAGAAAAATAA
- the ssb gene encoding single-stranded DNA-binding protein, with amino-acid sequence MINRVVLVGRLTKDPELRYTPSGIPMARFTIAVNRTFSSQSGEKEADFIGCIAWRKQAENLANFMKKGSLIGVEGRIQTGSFEGQDGKRVYTTDVVADSVQFLEPRGGANASQGMPNQQYGGQNYGGGQPSYNSQPNAQYGGAQPQQDSYGSYQQQPPQNQQNYTRVDEDPFANSKGPIEVSEDDLPF; translated from the coding sequence ATGATTAACCGTGTAGTATTAGTCGGAAGGCTAACAAAAGATCCTGAGCTTCGATATACACCAAGTGGCATCCCAATGGCACGTTTTACAATTGCTGTAAACCGTACGTTTTCAAGTCAATCTGGTGAAAAAGAAGCAGACTTTATTGGTTGCATTGCTTGGAGAAAACAAGCGGAGAACTTAGCAAACTTCATGAAAAAAGGGAGTTTGATTGGTGTTGAAGGGCGTATCCAAACAGGTAGCTTTGAAGGACAAGATGGGAAACGTGTTTACACAACGGATGTTGTAGCAGATTCTGTGCAGTTCTTAGAACCACGCGGAGGAGCAAATGCATCTCAAGGTATGCCAAATCAGCAGTATGGCGGACAAAATTATGGAGGCGGCCAGCCGTCTTATAATAGTCAACCAAATGCTCAATATGGCGGCGCGCAACCACAGCAGGATTCTTATGGTTCGTATCAACAACAGCCACCTCAAAATCAGCAAAATTATACACGTGTAGATGAGGATCCATTTGCTAATAGCAAAGGACCGATTGAAGTATCTGAGGACGATTTACCGTTCTAA
- the rpsF gene encoding 30S ribosomal protein S6 codes for MRKYELMYIIRPNIEEEAKKALVERFNEILTSNGAEIVEAKDWGKRRLAYEINDLREGFYQIVKVNADSVAINEYIRLANISEDIIRHIAVREDAK; via the coding sequence ATGAGAAAGTACGAATTAATGTACATTATCCGTCCAAACATTGAAGAAGAAGCGAAGAAAGCTTTAGTAGAGCGTTTCAACGAAATCTTAACTTCAAATGGTGCTGAAATCGTTGAAGCAAAAGATTGGGGCAAACGCCGCTTAGCTTACGAAATCAACGACTTACGCGAAGGTTTCTACCAAATCGTAAAAGTAAACGCTGATTCGGTTGCAATCAACGAATACATTCGTTTAGCTAACATTAGCGAAGACATTATCCGTCACATCGCTGTTCGTGAAGACGCAAAATAA
- a CDS encoding acyl-CoA dehydrogenase, which yields MLNVAIKIDELENNKTLSNEILTALYEQKLLKVFVPDILGGLGKNLIDGLKIFRQMGQLDGNIGWAVTIGSGGNMFLPLFQHDVGKIYFEPENAVISGSGKPNGTAHKVEGGYIVSGSWRYCSGADYGTTFTMNTINEENGEIVTCSVKRGDVTIIQDWQAIGLKATASHTIQLENVFVKDTEIFQFDQIQNNYNLPVHTFPFLTFSESSFFSLVIGMAHNVLTKQQKALNEKFNEEHSRYQIVSEKIQQAQTIVDQIEVAFDAEIETLWQQHTQLQIDEQLVSEFSQFCQTASSELLSELQLLMRYFGMEAVLETSELSYSWRNFCTASQHAFLTP from the coding sequence ATGCTTAATGTGGCAATAAAAATAGATGAATTAGAAAATAATAAAACATTATCAAATGAAATTTTAACAGCCCTTTATGAGCAAAAGCTATTAAAGGTTTTTGTACCGGATATATTAGGTGGACTTGGGAAAAACTTAATAGATGGATTAAAAATTTTCCGACAGATGGGCCAATTAGATGGCAATATTGGCTGGGCGGTGACAATTGGCTCTGGCGGTAATATGTTTCTCCCATTATTTCAACATGATGTAGGCAAAATATATTTTGAACCTGAAAATGCAGTAATTTCAGGAAGCGGTAAACCGAATGGCACGGCACATAAAGTTGAAGGTGGCTATATCGTTTCAGGTAGTTGGCGTTATTGCAGCGGTGCAGATTATGGCACTACTTTTACAATGAATACGATAAATGAAGAAAACGGAGAAATCGTCACATGTAGTGTTAAACGTGGAGATGTAACGATTATACAAGATTGGCAAGCTATTGGATTAAAAGCAACCGCAAGCCATACGATTCAACTTGAAAATGTATTTGTTAAAGATACGGAAATATTTCAATTTGACCAAATTCAAAATAACTATAATCTACCTGTACATACCTTCCCATTTTTAACGTTTTCAGAAAGTTCGTTCTTTTCTTTGGTTATCGGGATGGCGCATAATGTTTTAACGAAACAGCAAAAAGCACTTAATGAGAAATTTAATGAAGAGCATAGCCGTTATCAAATCGTTTCAGAAAAAATACAACAAGCGCAAACGATTGTCGATCAAATTGAAGTAGCGTTTGATGCAGAAATAGAAACACTTTGGCAACAGCATACACAGCTACAAATAGATGAACAATTGGTAAGTGAGTTTTCGCAGTTTTGCCAAACAGCATCTAGTGAGTTACTGAGTGAGCTTCAATTACTAATGCGTTATTTTGGTATGGAGGCTGTATTAGAAACGAGCGAACTTAGCTATTCATGGCGTAACTTTTGCACAGCCAGTCAGCATGCTTTTTTAACACCATAA
- the ychF gene encoding redox-regulated ATPase YchF: MALTAGIVGLPNVGKSTLFNAITKAGALAANYPFATIDPNVGVVEVPDYRLQKLTELVVPKKTVPTSFEFTDIAGIVKGASQGEGLGNKFLSHIRDVDAICQVVRCFEDENITHVSGTVNPIDDIEVINLELILADLESVDKRLQKVAKMAKQKDKEALIEEPILTKIKEALENDQPARAVELSEDEFKVIKGLHLLTIKPMLYVANVSEEEVADADNNKYVQMVRDFAAKEGAHVITICAKVEEEISELEDEEKAMFLEELGIKESGLDQLIRASYDLLGLATYFTAGVQEVRAWTFRKGMKAPQCAGVIHSDFERGFIRAETVAYDDLVEAGSQAVAKESGKVRSEGKEYVVQDGDVLLFRFNV, from the coding sequence ATGGCATTAACAGCTGGTATAGTTGGTTTACCAAACGTAGGGAAATCAACATTATTCAATGCAATTACAAAAGCGGGGGCACTTGCTGCCAACTACCCATTCGCAACAATCGATCCAAACGTTGGAGTAGTAGAAGTTCCAGATTATCGTTTACAAAAGTTAACGGAACTAGTTGTACCGAAAAAAACAGTTCCAACTTCTTTTGAATTTACAGATATCGCGGGTATCGTAAAAGGAGCTTCACAAGGAGAAGGTTTAGGGAATAAGTTTTTATCACATATTCGTGATGTAGATGCGATTTGCCAAGTTGTTCGTTGCTTTGAAGATGAAAACATTACGCATGTATCAGGAACGGTTAATCCAATCGATGATATCGAAGTAATCAACTTAGAGTTAATATTGGCTGATTTAGAATCAGTAGACAAGCGATTACAAAAAGTTGCAAAAATGGCGAAACAGAAAGATAAAGAAGCACTTATTGAAGAGCCGATTTTAACAAAAATTAAAGAAGCTTTAGAAAATGACCAACCTGCACGTGCAGTGGAACTTTCTGAAGATGAATTTAAAGTAATTAAAGGCCTACATTTATTAACGATTAAGCCAATGCTTTACGTAGCCAATGTATCAGAAGAAGAAGTAGCTGATGCGGATAACAATAAGTATGTTCAAATGGTACGTGATTTTGCAGCAAAAGAAGGCGCTCACGTCATTACGATTTGTGCAAAAGTAGAAGAAGAAATTTCTGAGTTAGAAGACGAAGAAAAAGCGATGTTTTTAGAAGAGTTAGGTATTAAAGAATCAGGATTAGACCAATTAATCCGTGCTTCTTATGACTTACTTGGCTTAGCAACTTACTTTACTGCAGGTGTACAAGAAGTGCGTGCATGGACGTTCCGTAAAGGTATGAAAGCGCCACAATGTGCGGGTGTTATCCATTCGGACTTTGAGCGCGGCTTCATCCGAGCAGAAACAGTTGCTTATGATGATTTAGTTGAGGCTGGTTCACAAGCAGTAGCAAAAGAATCAGGTAAAGTCCGTTCAGAAGGTAAAGAATACGTTGTCCAAGATGGCGATGTTCTATTATTCCGTTTCAACGTTTAA